One window from the genome of Hydractinia symbiolongicarpus strain clone_291-10 chromosome 1, HSymV2.1, whole genome shotgun sequence encodes:
- the LOC130635468 gene encoding zinc finger protein 862-like gives MGAEVYAQSVLTTTPIGSGLRKMAASDKKNLRVKFNTAYYVAKKERPFSDYPDLLKLQLKNNVPKFGESYKHERAAATFTEHIAKVDKENLGKTLAKTRYYSLLNDGSTDTGICEQELVYVLYLHEGTALVKFLSIETPKCGDAPGILEAIDSAFQRIGILNFNQRLVGFNADGASVNMGRKKGVGALIKETAPWVEVVHCFNHRIELAIKDAFNTVKAFHDVDELLLKLYYLYQKSPKRLQGLRNFSEAFDETIPKPAKACGTRWIDHKFKAMVCALQNYGVYMTHVEELAITDSQPEKRAELKGFLKKWKEAAIPFNMAIYLDILSPIRRLSLSMQSDEHDPVKQVRRIQEFTATMAKLKIILLDTLDGSSDIMTHHKRFTDEVINDEDGSATYQNIKLFRYDIVNSSAETKYHDLIVRLADSMEERFENLSTSTIFKNIVCLLDVSTWPTTVTPTFGEDRIDEILLDFEKLLENNGCNVGEVKKEWISLQSHIIPIVINNPREYYLKVWKRVFTNEHIRKDCENILHIIEILLCTPFTNAKVERGFSRMARVKSDFRSHLSRDMLDACLRINEDGPDICNFDPDPVIDHWYTEKVRRLGSSSHKYPKKRKSTTTTSDRVQVDDLASLALSDIDSDEDEA, from the exons ATGGGTGCTGAAGTATATGCTCAATCAGTGCTCACAACAACACCTATCGGAAGTGGTTTACGAAAAATGGCTGCGAGTGACAAGAAAAACCTTCGCGTCAAATTCAACACGGCCTATTATGTCGCCAAAAAAGAGCGTCCTTTCAGTGACTACCCTGATTTGCTAAAACTTCAGTTAAAGAATAATGTTCCGAAGTTTGGAGAAAGTTATAAACACGAAAGAGCTGCTGCTACTTTCACCGAACACATAGCCAAGGTGGACAAAGAAAACCTTGGTAAAACTCTAGCTAAGACACGCTACTATTCTCTCTTGAATGATGGTAGTACGGACACAGGGATTTGTGAGCAAGAATTGGTCTACGTGTTGTACTTGCACGAGGGGACAGCACtcgttaaatttttaagtatcgAGACACCTAAATGTGGAGATGCGCCTGGTATTCTAGAGGCGATTGACAGTGCTTTCCAGCGTATTGGCATATTGAATTTCAACCAAAGACTTGTTGGTTTTAATGCAGACGGCGCTAGTGTAAATATGGGAAGAAAAAAAG gAGTTGGAGCATTAATCAAGGAAACTGCGCCCTGGGTCGAGGTTGTGCATTGTTTCAATCATCGCATTGAACTTGCTATCAAGGATGCGTTTAACACTGTCAAAGCATTTCACGATGTCGACGAGCTTCTACTGAAGCTTTATTACTTATATCAGAAAAGTCCCAAAAGGCTTCAGGGACTCAGAAACTTCTCTGAAGCATTCGATGAAACAATTCCGAAGCCTGCTAAAGCATGCGGTACTCGTTGGATAGACCATAAGTTCAAAGCGATGGTATGTGCTCTTCAAAACTACGGTGTGTATATGACCCACGTAGAGGAATTAGCTATCACAGATTCACAGCCTGAAAAACGTGCTGAGCTCAaaggttttttgaaaaaatggaaaGAGGCTGCCATTCCATTCAATATGGCTATTTACTTAGATATACTATCCCCGATACGTCGTTTGTCTTTGAGCATGCAGTCTGACGAGCACGATCCTGTCAAACAAGTTCGGCGTATCCAGGAATTTACTGCGACCATGGCcaaattgaaaataattttattagatACCCTGGACGGAAGTAGTGATATAATGACACATCACAAGCGCTTCACAGATGAGGTTATTAATGACGAAGATGGAAGTGCAACGTACCAAAACATTAAGCTTTTCCGATACGATATAGTAAACAGCAGCGCTGAGACGAAATATCATGATCTTATCGTTCGTCTCGCTGACAGCATGGAAGAGAGGTTCGAAAATTTGTCAACATCGACCATCTTCAAAAACATCGTCTGTTTACTTGATGTTTCAACATGGCCAACTACTGTCACTCCTACTTTCGGGGAAGATCGCATTGATGAAATTCTTTTGGATTTCGAAAAGCTGTTGGAAAACAACGGATGTAACGTAGgcgaagtaaaaaaagaatggatcTCTTTACAATCTCACATCATCCCTATTGTGATTAATAATCCTCGAGAGTACTACTTGAAAGTATGGAAGAGGGTTTTCACAAACGAACACATTCGTAAGGATTGTGAAAACATCCTTCACATCATTGAAATATTGCTTTGTACCCCATTCACGAATGCCAAAGTGGAGCGAGGCTTCTCCAGGATGGCGAGGGTGAAAAGTGATTTTCGAAGCCATCTCAGCAGGGACATGCTCGACGCTTGTTTGCGAATAAATGAGGATGGTCCAGATATTTGTAATTTTGACCCTGATCCAGTCATTGATCATTGGTATACGGAAAAAGTGCGACGACTTGGATCATCGTCGCACAAGTATCCTAAAAAGAGAAAATCTACAACTACAACAAGCGATAGAGTGCAGGTTGATGACTTAGCCTCACTTGCACTCTCTGATATCGACTCTGATGAAGATGAAGCATGA
- the LOC130645252 gene encoding agrin-like, with protein sequence MAVFNYHTCHSIKEKRQQTPYLLAHPTLLLISPFKSCLVKCGCEMVINISYQDVDHSSTVRLLKGEPFQQSFLRLINFISALYSNPIEQCNPNLICPFTPQEVCGSNGKTYLNSCNLVKARCQLGGNLHLAYNGPCGIGLHCRRYCPITYEPLCGTDGKTYANLCMLKYFNCIKRASVKKQYSGKCTMAGKTCGKRCSTKRSLICGSDGKTYASQCAFEEEKCLRNRHLRVSHYGQCKSCKKNCRQTYQPVCGSDGRTYTNKCVLSMITCRDSKITLKYYASCEVCDRTCPNIRRLICGSDGKTYTSECHLDKENCRRDNTQKIIKSYDKSCDTSCRKNCGRIRKPVCGTDGNTYQNECLLQNANCGKEVRFIRKAYDGECKTSCRKNCGRIRKPVCGTDGNTYQNECLLQNANCGKEEIFIRKAYDGECRTSCRKNCGRIRKPVCGTDGNTYQNECLLRNANCGKEASFIRKAYDGDCLSISKLRGICTLPLSSKSCIRNRKVRRYYYNSFTGRCEPFTYSGCGGNANNFNSQQNCEGKCGRTCSISCTDEYKPVCGSDGKTYKNYCVLRRSSCWAWDKITKVSDGICQGSRCSRSCILNNDYVCGTDGLTYSNDCFLSIKTCESGGRIVKAYNGKCLSKVEQCTKQVHVTRRCGKTFYTYNYKLHRCEQYYGCDGSPNSFATRQLCERTCKPNCNFKCPNLHSAVCGTDYVTYRNYCFLNAVSCKSWGKIQAAHNGFCGGQQN encoded by the exons ATGGCCGTCTTTAATTACCATACATGCCACTCTATAAAGGAGAAAAGGCAGCAGACACCTTATCTTTTAGCACATCCAACCCTAT TATTGATCTCACCTTTTAAGAGTTGTTTGGTAAAATGTGGTTGTGAGATGGTAATAAACATTTCCTACCAAGACGTGG ACCATAGCTCAACAGTTAGATTGCTGAAAGGAGAACCTTTTCAGCAATCTTTTTTAAGATTGATAAATTTTATATCAGCTTTATACTCTAATCCAA ttGAGCAATGTAATCCAAACCTAATCTGTCCTTTTACACCTCAAGAAGTGTGTGGTAGCAATGGGAAAACTTATTTGAATAGTTGTAATCTGGTCAAAGCCAGATGCCAATTGGGGGGAAATTTGCATTTGGCATACAATGGACCATGTG GAATTGGTCTTCATTGTAGAAGATATTGCCCAATTACATATGAACCTCTTTGTGGTACAGATGGGAAAACTTATGCAAATCTGTGTATGTTAAAATACTTCAATTGCATCAAGCGAGCATCTGTAAAAAAACAGTATTCAGGAAAATGCACCATGG CTGGAAAAACATGTGGAAAGCGCTGTTCAACCAAGAGGTCACTAATTTGTGGCTCAGATGGGAAGACATATGCAAGTCAATGTGCttttgaagaagaaaaatgtcTTCGCAATCGACATTTAAGAGTTTCCCACTATGGCCAGTGTA AAAGCTGTAAGAAGAATTGCAGACAGACATATCAACCAGTATGTGGTAGTGATGGTCGAACATACACAAACAAATGTGTTTTGTCAATGATTACTTGTAGAGATTCAAAGATTACTTTAAAATATTACGCATCTTGTG AAGTCTGTGATCGTACCTGTCCCAATATAAGACGACTTATTTGCGGATCGGATGGCAAAACATACACAAGCGAATGTCATTTGGATAAAGAGAATTGCAGACGAGATAAtacacaaaaaattataaagtcaTACGACAAAAGCTGTG aCACAAGCTGTAGAAAGAACTGTGGAAGAATACGTAAACCTGTGTGTGGTACTGATGGTAATACATATCAAAACGAATGTCTTTTACAAAACGCAAATTGTGGTAAAGAAGTGAGATTTATAAGAAAAGCTTATGATGGAGAATGCA AGACAAGCTGTAGAAAGAACTGTGGAAGAATACGTAAACCTGTCTGTGGTACTGATGGTAACACATATCAAAACGAATGTCTTTTACAGAATGCAAATTGTGGTAAAGAAGAAATATTTATAAGAAAAGCTTACGATGGAGAATGCC ggACAAGCTGTAGAAAGAACTGTGGAAGAATACGTAAACCTGTCTGTGGTACTGATGGTAACACATATCAAAACGAATGCCTCCTACGGAACGCAAATTGTGGTAAAGAAGCAAGTTTTATAAGAAAAGCTTACGATGGAGATTGCC TTTCTATCTCAAAACTAAGAGGTATTTGCACTTTACCATTGTCATCAAAGAGTTGTATCCGAAATCGTAAAGTAAGAAGATATTATTACAACTCATTTACTGGGCGCTGCGAACCATTTACATACAGCGGATGTGGAGGAAATGCAAATAACTTTAACTCTCAACAAAACTGTGAAGGGAAATGTG GTCGAACCTGCAGCATCAGTTGCACAGATGAGTACAAGCCAGTCTGTGGTAGTGACGGGAAAACGTACAAGAATTATTGTGTTCTTCGAAGATCTTCATGCTGGGCGTGGGACAAAATTACTAAAGTATCTGATGGCATTTGTCAAg gCTCCCGTTGTAGTCGTTCCTGCATTTTAAATAATGATTATGTATGCGGGACAGATGGTTTGACATACTCCAATGATTGCTTTCTTTCAATTAAAACTTGCGAGAGTGGAGGAAGGATTGTGAAAGCATACAATGGGAAATgtt TGAGCAAAGTGGAACAATGTACCAAGCAGGTACATGTTACAAGAAGATGTGGCAAAACATTCTACACATACAATTACAAGCTGCACCGCTGTGAGCAATATTATGGATGCGATGGAAGTCCAAACAGCTTTGCGACAAGACAACTTTGTGAAAGAACATGCA AGCCAAACTGTAATTTCAAATGCCCCAATCTTCATTCTGCTGTATGCGGAACTGATTACGTTACTTACCGAAACTATTGTTTTCTCAATGCTGTCAGCTGCAAATCGTGGGGTAAAATACAGGCTGCTCACAACGGGTTTTGCG gtGGTCAGCAGAATTAA